From Pseudomonadota bacterium, one genomic window encodes:
- a CDS encoding DUF3800 domain-containing protein — MTTFNVYCDESGHLPSARQPNMVLGAIWCPLERVRAMSDALRGLKKGHGLAPQMEVKWTKVSPAKVDFYLSLVDFFFDQADLRFRALVVPDKSKLDHDAFGQDHDTWYYKMYFSMLKVIITPDDRFRIYLDIKDTRSADKMRKLHEVLCNNIYDFDQNIIERVQTVRSHEVELLQLADLLIGAVQHAGRGPLKDSAKDEVVRRVQERSRYGLVKSTLLTEKKLNIFVWRARETER; from the coding sequence ATGACCACTTTCAACGTCTACTGCGACGAAAGCGGTCATCTGCCGAGCGCCCGGCAGCCGAACATGGTCCTGGGCGCGATCTGGTGTCCGTTGGAGCGCGTGCGGGCGATGTCCGATGCCCTGCGGGGGCTCAAGAAGGGCCACGGGCTGGCGCCGCAGATGGAGGTGAAGTGGACCAAGGTCTCACCGGCCAAGGTCGACTTCTACCTGTCCCTGGTGGACTTCTTCTTCGACCAGGCAGACCTGCGCTTCCGGGCGCTCGTCGTTCCTGACAAGTCGAAGCTCGATCACGACGCGTTCGGGCAGGATCACGACACCTGGTACTACAAGATGTACTTCAGCATGCTGAAGGTGATCATCACGCCCGACGATCGCTTCCGCATCTACCTCGACATCAAAGACACGCGCAGCGCGGACAAGATGCGGAAGCTCCACGAGGTGCTCTGCAACAACATCTATGACTTTGACCAGAACATCATCGAGCGCGTGCAGACCGTGCGCTCTCACGAGGTCGAACTCCTGCAGCTTGCGGACCTGTTGATCGGCGCCGTCCAGCACGCCGGGCGCGGACCGCTGAAGGACAGCGCCAAGGACGAGGTCGTGCGCCGGGTGCAGGAGCGCTCACGCTACGGGCTCGTCAAATCCACTCTGCTCACGGAGAAGAAACTCAACATCTTTGTCTGGCGCGCACGGGAGACGGAGCGGTGA